One genomic window of Leptospira perdikensis includes the following:
- a CDS encoding riboflavin synthase, giving the protein MFTGLVETIGKVVEIKPIDSGIQFTIETEWENPDLKLGDSIAINGACMTVTEFSELGNVFKFYASFKSLELTNLSRLGEGYGVNLERAMALGQRFGGHMVQGHVDGMAKVISRKQIEKEVEEFWVEIPEELRRYFVKKGSVTLDGISLTVVDVKDGNIQLILIPETMEKTNAGSWKKDQRLNVEVDILAKYIENYLSQRSGS; this is encoded by the coding sequence ATGTTTACTGGTCTTGTCGAAACTATCGGAAAAGTAGTCGAAATTAAACCCATTGATTCGGGTATCCAATTTACAATAGAAACAGAATGGGAAAATCCTGATTTGAAACTGGGAGATTCTATTGCTATTAACGGCGCCTGTATGACTGTTACTGAATTCTCTGAATTAGGGAATGTATTTAAGTTTTATGCTTCTTTTAAATCTTTGGAACTTACCAACTTGTCTAGGTTAGGTGAAGGATATGGCGTTAATTTAGAGAGGGCTATGGCTCTTGGGCAAAGATTTGGCGGTCATATGGTACAAGGTCATGTGGATGGAATGGCAAAGGTCATTAGCCGAAAACAAATCGAAAAAGAAGTGGAGGAGTTTTGGGTAGAAATCCCTGAAGAACTCCGACGTTATTTTGTCAAAAAAGGTTCTGTCACTTTGGATGGGATTAGCCTTACTGTAGTGGATGTAAAGGATGGAAATATCCAATTGATCTTAATTCCTGAAACTATGGAGAAAACCAATGCAGGTTCCTGGAAAAAAGACCAACGATTGAATGTAGAAGTGGATATTCTTGCCAAATACATTGAAAATTATTTAAGCCAAAGGTCTGGTTCTTAA
- a CDS encoding STAS domain-containing protein, with the protein MELKLNTTGKIKTIEIAGKFDIESTEEFESIFAKLIEPNPNVVSIEMSRLDYIDSSGIGSLIKSLNSLKNKKGKLILVGMKPMIQNVFKLAKLDMFFEIMNVTDFQAKYVADDSDSDIDDLLKRS; encoded by the coding sequence GTGGAACTGAAACTGAACACAACAGGAAAGATCAAAACCATTGAAATTGCAGGTAAATTTGACATTGAGTCCACAGAGGAATTTGAATCTATCTTTGCGAAACTGATAGAACCAAATCCAAACGTTGTTTCTATTGAAATGAGTCGTCTTGACTATATCGATTCTTCTGGAATCGGTTCTCTCATCAAAAGTCTCAATTCTCTCAAAAATAAAAAAGGAAAACTCATTCTCGTCGGGATGAAACCGATGATTCAGAACGTATTCAAATTAGCAAAACTAGATATGTTTTTTGAAATTATGAATGTTACAGATTTCCAGGCAAAGTATGTAGCTGACGATAGCGATTCTGATATCGACGATTTATTGAAAAGAAGTTAA
- a CDS encoding bifunctional diaminohydroxyphosphoribosylaminopyrimidine deaminase/5-amino-6-(5-phosphoribosylamino)uracil reductase, which yields MNAEKRKETYSLHSLLGFLAMGKTGANPPVSAVLTDKEGTVLASAHTQTFGKNHAERELYSRYPISKTTDLKEEKNSETSDLKNPNQTNEILSVSLEPCTHFGKTPPCRDLVIERKPNEIKLGWKDPNPLVVSGDWETYTKVGITIGLDPMLAKVSLPYLQGFLTRIQTGRPWVWIKSATSKEGNFASLDKKKERVSSEEVDLTLQLLRAKVDAIAVGPGTVVSDSPSLHFRISEEMILSHKPGNRITELEPFFEAGSGLVSSILQYAKDTTEIHRLEEILYQPYRVFCLDLKHLPTDEFFRKQKELTEMMGEKKCIFFILSDEDIESFGRELENHIRSLSKFEGVCIKPDDASKFLEILGDLGINTLLCEAGNFFPSFLAEELTESDRILEIRNENKSLPDGIPFVFQNELLISEYQVGSNRIFIRKPQRSA from the coding sequence ATGAATGCAGAGAAACGGAAGGAAACTTATTCTCTGCATTCCTTACTTGGGTTTTTGGCTATGGGAAAAACCGGTGCCAATCCTCCCGTCTCAGCTGTTTTAACTGACAAGGAAGGAACAGTCCTTGCCAGTGCACATACTCAAACCTTTGGAAAAAACCATGCAGAACGAGAACTTTATTCTCGTTATCCAATCTCCAAAACGACAGACTTAAAAGAAGAGAAAAATTCCGAAACAAGTGATCTTAAAAATCCAAACCAAACAAATGAGATTCTTTCGGTTAGTTTAGAACCGTGTACCCATTTTGGAAAAACACCACCTTGTCGAGATTTGGTGATCGAAAGAAAACCGAATGAAATCAAACTCGGATGGAAAGATCCCAACCCTCTCGTTGTATCCGGAGACTGGGAAACATATACAAAGGTTGGAATTACCATTGGCCTTGATCCAATGCTCGCTAAGGTATCTCTTCCTTATTTACAGGGATTTCTCACAAGAATTCAGACAGGACGTCCTTGGGTTTGGATTAAATCCGCTACTTCCAAGGAAGGAAATTTTGCCTCTTTGGATAAAAAAAAAGAAAGGGTGAGTTCCGAAGAAGTGGATCTCACCTTGCAACTGTTACGTGCCAAAGTAGATGCCATTGCGGTGGGCCCAGGAACAGTGGTTTCTGATTCACCCTCCCTTCATTTTCGGATTTCAGAAGAGATGATACTTTCTCACAAACCAGGAAATCGGATCACAGAATTAGAACCTTTTTTTGAGGCCGGCTCTGGACTAGTTTCCTCTATCTTACAATATGCAAAAGATACAACAGAAATCCATCGTTTGGAGGAAATCCTCTACCAACCCTATCGTGTATTCTGTTTGGATCTAAAACATCTACCCACTGATGAGTTTTTTAGAAAACAAAAAGAACTCACCGAAATGATGGGTGAAAAAAAATGTATTTTCTTTATTTTATCGGATGAGGATATAGAATCCTTTGGTCGCGAGTTAGAAAACCATATTCGATCGCTTTCTAAGTTTGAAGGGGTTTGTATCAAACCGGATGATGCGAGTAAATTTTTGGAGATTTTGGGTGATCTCGGGATCAATACTTTGTTATGCGAAGCTGGGAATTTTTTCCCTTCTTTTTTAGCAGAGGAACTTACGGAATCGGATCGAATTCTTGAAATTCGAAATGAAAATAAATCTCTTCCAGACGGAATTCCTTTTGTATTTCAGAATGAACTTTTAATTTCAGAATACCAAGTGGGATCCAATCGTATTTTTATCAGAAAACCTCAAAGGAGCGCTTAA